A genomic region of Paenibacillus sp. PL2-23 contains the following coding sequences:
- a CDS encoding NAD-dependent malic enzyme: MRTQITDGKTIILRLEIDTEIAQFGKAATAIEQARGDIVAIDVIHTDKNKSIRDLTVKITEQGASERLARAFDALPGIRLLHVSDRTFLLHLGGKITVQPKTPIQNRDDLSRVYTPDVARVCQAIQAEPSKAHTLTIKRNTVAVVSDGSAVLGLGNIGPYAAMPVMEGKAMLFKQFADVDAFPICLDTQDTEAVIAAVKHLAPAFGGINLEDISAPRCFEIERRLREELDIPVFHDDQHGTAVVLYAGLLNALKLTGRELSDSRIVVCGIGAAGTACTKMLLAGGARHIVGVDRAGILNADETYDNETWQWYASNTNPERRNGGLKDAIAGADVFIGVSAGGLLTREDVASMAPNPVVFAMANPEPEIRPELIEDIVGVFATGRSDYPNQINNVLCFPGIFRGALDSRASEINEEMKLAAAEAIASVISEDELNRMYIIPSVFNTKVVEEVRRRVVAAAQRTGVSRRKLRE, translated from the coding sequence ATGCGTACGCAAATCACTGACGGCAAGACGATTATTCTCAGGCTCGAGATCGATACTGAAATCGCGCAGTTCGGCAAGGCGGCTACGGCCATCGAGCAAGCAAGAGGCGACATTGTCGCCATCGACGTCATACATACCGACAAGAACAAGAGCATCCGCGACTTAACGGTCAAAATAACGGAGCAAGGCGCCTCCGAGCGGCTGGCCAGAGCATTTGACGCGCTGCCGGGGATCCGTCTGCTGCATGTGTCGGACAGAACCTTCCTCCTGCACCTTGGCGGCAAGATTACGGTACAGCCCAAGACGCCGATTCAGAACCGCGACGACCTGTCCAGGGTATACACGCCCGATGTCGCGCGAGTATGCCAGGCGATTCAAGCGGAGCCCTCCAAGGCTCATACGCTTACAATCAAACGCAATACGGTTGCAGTCGTATCCGACGGCAGCGCGGTGCTGGGCCTTGGCAATATCGGCCCTTATGCCGCAATGCCAGTCATGGAGGGGAAGGCGATGCTGTTCAAGCAGTTCGCCGACGTCGACGCGTTCCCCATCTGCCTGGATACGCAGGATACAGAAGCCGTCATCGCGGCGGTCAAGCATCTGGCTCCCGCGTTCGGCGGCATTAACCTGGAGGATATCTCGGCGCCGCGCTGCTTCGAAATCGAGCGCAGGCTGCGCGAGGAGCTGGACATTCCGGTATTCCACGACGATCAGCACGGCACCGCTGTTGTGCTGTACGCCGGCCTCCTGAACGCGCTGAAGCTGACGGGTCGAGAGCTCAGCGACTCGCGTATCGTGGTATGCGGGATTGGAGCCGCAGGCACCGCATGCACGAAGATGCTCCTTGCGGGGGGCGCGCGCCATATCGTAGGCGTTGATCGGGCCGGCATATTGAACGCGGATGAGACCTACGACAACGAGACGTGGCAATGGTACGCTAGCAACACCAATCCGGAGCGCCGCAATGGCGGCCTGAAGGATGCCATTGCGGGCGCGGACGTGTTCATTGGCGTATCCGCCGGCGGCCTGCTCACTAGAGAGGATGTCGCCAGCATGGCGCCTAATCCCGTCGTCTTCGCCATGGCGAATCCAGAGCCGGAGATTCGGCCGGAGCTGATCGAGGACATCGTAGGCGTATTCGCTACCGGCCGCTCTGACTATCCCAACCAGATCAACAACGTCCTCTGCTTCCCGGGCATATTCAGGGGAGCGCTCGACAGCCGAGCCTCCGAGATTAACGAGGAGATGAAGCTGGCGGCAGCGGAAGCTATCGCCTCCGTCATCAGCGAGGACGAGCTTAACCGCATGTATATCATTCCGAGCGTCTTCAATACGAAGGTCGTCGAGGAGGTGCGCCGCAGAGTGGTCGCCGCCGCCCAGCGCACCGGCGTGTCGCGCCGCAAGCTGCGGGAATAG
- a CDS encoding glycosyltransferase, with translation MRKKRVLLLSEGFGSGHTQAANALAVGMKQLCPSISARVIELGKFLNPVLGPWIVSAYRKTVSSRPKMVGLMYRSNYKKPTNRFAQLALHRMFYTQTSQVIAQLKPDLIVCTHPVPNAVVARLKRLGLDMPLYTLITDYDAHGSWVSQEVNHYLVSSPDVKRRLMEKGVLAERVEVTGIPVHPNFWVTYPKDEIRRDFDLKEMPTVLIMGGGWGILYEDSALSYMTKWRETTQLIFCVGSNEKMKEKMLTDPMFQHPNIRIVGFTREVHKLMEVADLLVTKPGGMTCTEGMSKALPMLFYEPIPGQEEENCEYFIHNGFGEMLDSNDTVDRWFKLIHDRESSAQFREELQRRRNHQYNARKCPEAVLQLMQ, from the coding sequence ATGCGCAAGAAGAGAGTGCTGTTGCTCTCGGAGGGGTTCGGCTCGGGCCACACTCAGGCCGCGAACGCGCTGGCGGTTGGTATGAAGCAGTTATGCCCCAGCATCTCAGCCAGGGTCATCGAGCTAGGAAAATTTCTAAATCCTGTACTTGGTCCTTGGATTGTATCAGCATATCGGAAGACGGTCAGCTCGAGACCGAAGATGGTAGGCCTCATGTACCGCAGCAATTACAAGAAACCGACAAACCGATTTGCGCAGCTGGCGCTGCACCGTATGTTTTATACGCAGACCTCTCAAGTCATCGCCCAGCTCAAGCCTGATCTCATCGTATGCACGCATCCCGTACCGAACGCGGTTGTCGCGCGACTGAAGCGCCTTGGACTCGACATGCCTTTATATACGCTTATTACCGACTATGACGCTCACGGCTCCTGGGTAAGCCAGGAGGTGAACCATTATCTGGTCTCCTCGCCGGATGTGAAGCGTCGTCTCATGGAGAAGGGCGTGCTTGCTGAGCGGGTGGAGGTTACCGGCATTCCGGTTCATCCCAACTTCTGGGTGACCTATCCCAAGGACGAGATCCGCAGGGATTTCGATCTAAAGGAGATGCCTACCGTGCTCATTATGGGCGGCGGATGGGGTATACTTTACGAGGACAGCGCCTTGTCCTATATGACCAAATGGCGCGAGACAACCCAGCTGATCTTCTGTGTCGGCTCCAACGAGAAGATGAAGGAGAAGATGCTGACCGATCCTATGTTCCAGCATCCCAATATTCGAATCGTCGGCTTCACGCGAGAGGTCCACAAGCTGATGGAGGTAGCCGATCTGCTTGTGACAAAGCCTGGAGGGATGACCTGCACGGAGGGCATGAGCAAGGCTCTTCCCATGCTCTTCTACGAGCCCATTCCCGGCCAGGAGGAAGAGAACTGCGAATATTTTATCCATAACGGGTTCGGCGAAATGCTGGATTCCAACGATACCGTGGATCGCTGGTTCAAGCTGATTCATGACAGGGAGTCGTCCGCTCAGTTCCGCGAGGAGCTTCAGCGCAGGCGCAATCATCAGTACAACGCCAGAAAATGTCCGGAGGCCGTTCTGCAGCTTATGCAGTAA
- the kapB gene encoding sporulation phosphorelay system protein KapB, whose translation MSIKLEVGDLVKAEVRTGQYVGEVQEVNGPRALVKVLAVLKHPEQGDLHQPYDPDVAMFHERRALSYTEKTNVLLRDITPYHGAVPDYKESLLASAAELEEALDRLHRWTAKGLEVIRQLRKDYE comes from the coding sequence ATGTCAATCAAGCTGGAAGTTGGAGATCTGGTCAAGGCAGAGGTGAGGACTGGCCAATATGTAGGGGAGGTGCAGGAAGTCAACGGTCCGCGGGCACTCGTGAAGGTGCTGGCGGTGCTGAAGCATCCGGAGCAGGGCGATCTGCATCAGCCCTACGATCCCGACGTGGCGATGTTCCATGAGCGGCGCGCGCTGAGCTATACCGAAAAAACGAATGTGCTCCTTCGAGATATAACCCCTTACCACGGAGCCGTTCCGGACTATAAGGAGTCGCTTCTGGCATCCGCTGCGGAGCTGGAGGAGGCGCTCGACCGCCTCCATCGCTGGACCGCAAAAGGCTTGGAGGTTATTCGCCAGCTGCGCAAGGATTATGAGTAA
- a CDS encoding stalk domain-containing protein, with protein sequence MHSKLRKTAAATLAALMLTQGAFLSAAETGANAASTYDIVVLGDSLAAGYEHGFTETSVPYGYAEHMYEQALFHGLRAEYDNYGLIGLTSEGLSKWLRSASAGKAASTASIQPGLYDPRADDIFKRTSELKADIQQAELVLITIGGNDFLSLIKGLQSGDNFADYDKLSAPEQAALQSQLDGLLSGFEAQLSAALADIRKLQPGAEIVIANQYLPIPFAKIRNEVVYYVPPGTAEFLLDGQRRLLAALESVAEPLSIKIADAAAAIESNVLIYTNVGKKGSERDIHPTRDGYKAIGKAFAEAVFGEYRTVSKKPASVPISVVVKGKELQTVYTPRIKNGRTFVAIADITDAIGAARSWNAKTNTATITLKDRTVELTIGAKTIKINGKTVPLNAEPAYFEQFPGEKKTYVPLAALSEGLGLQVRYREILDTAFINP encoded by the coding sequence ATGCATAGTAAATTAAGGAAGACCGCGGCGGCAACGCTAGCCGCGCTTATGCTGACGCAAGGAGCCTTTCTGTCAGCGGCTGAGACTGGCGCGAACGCAGCGTCTACATACGACATAGTCGTCCTGGGGGATTCGCTTGCGGCTGGTTATGAGCACGGGTTCACGGAGACCTCCGTGCCCTATGGCTACGCGGAGCATATGTACGAGCAGGCGCTGTTCCATGGCCTGCGGGCGGAATACGATAATTACGGCTTGATCGGCCTGACATCAGAGGGCCTCAGCAAGTGGCTGAGATCCGCGTCCGCCGGCAAGGCCGCTTCAACGGCATCCATCCAGCCCGGCCTCTACGATCCTCGGGCGGACGATATATTCAAGCGGACCTCTGAGCTGAAGGCGGATATCCAGCAGGCTGAGCTTGTCCTGATCACCATCGGCGGGAACGATTTCCTGTCTCTCATTAAGGGCTTGCAGTCCGGCGACAACTTCGCCGATTACGACAAGCTGTCCGCTCCTGAGCAAGCGGCGCTTCAGTCCCAGCTTGACGGCCTGCTGAGCGGCTTCGAAGCGCAGCTGTCCGCCGCACTGGCGGACATCCGCAAGCTTCAGCCGGGAGCGGAAATCGTAATCGCCAATCAATATCTGCCCATACCGTTCGCCAAGATCCGGAATGAAGTGGTGTATTACGTCCCGCCAGGCACCGCGGAGTTTCTGCTGGACGGGCAGCGAAGGCTGCTCGCGGCATTAGAGAGCGTGGCCGAGCCCCTCAGCATCAAGATCGCGGACGCGGCAGCTGCCATTGAGAGCAATGTCCTGATCTACACAAATGTCGGCAAGAAGGGCTCAGAGCGCGACATCCACCCTACCCGGGACGGCTACAAGGCGATAGGCAAGGCGTTCGCGGAAGCCGTATTCGGCGAATACAGAACGGTGAGCAAGAAGCCGGCCAGCGTGCCTATCTCCGTGGTTGTGAAGGGCAAGGAGCTGCAGACCGTTTATACCCCGCGCATCAAGAACGGGCGCACCTTCGTAGCCATCGCTGACATCACCGACGCGATTGGCGCCGCGCGGTCGTGGAACGCCAAGACGAATACCGCGACAATTACGCTGAAGGACCGCACCGTTGAGCTGACGATCGGCGCGAAGACGATCAAGATTAACGGCAAGACCGTCCCGCTGAACGCGGAGCCGGCTTACTTCGAGCAGTTCCCCGGCGAGAAAAAAACATACGTTCCGCTTGCCGCCTTATCGGAAGGGCTTGGCCTTCAAGTCCGGTACCGCGAAATTTTGGACACAGCCTTCATTAATCCGTAA
- the gltB gene encoding glutamate synthase large subunit, whose protein sequence is MKENILGLPPKQGLYDPQNEKDACGMGFVASIKGKKSHKVIRQALTLLENMEHRGGQGSEPNTGDGAGILLQIPHDFFSAELGKQGIQLPAEGEYAVGMIFMPHEEEARAAIERELEAIIQEEKQSLIGWRTVPTNDEKLGQSALAVKPYVRQVFIGRNADLSDTLAFERKLYVIRKRAELAIRYAGKEGGNMFYFSSLSTKKIVYKGMLTTEQVRSFYQELNDESVVSAIALVHSRFSTNTFPSWERAHPFHYLIHNGEINTLRGNVNWMHARQTLFASELFGDDLEKIKPIINPDGSDTAMFDNTLEFLHLAGRSLPHVAMMMVPEPWSNHESMSDDRKAFYEYHSTLMEPWDGPAAMGFTDGTQIGAVLDRNGLRPARYYVTKDDHIILGSEAGTVEIPAEDILYKDRLRPGRMLLVDTEQGRIISDEEVKAQIASEHPYREWLDEHLVDLEALPDAPELPDPSHDTVQQRQQAFGYTFEDIRKVLEPMAGSGQEPIASMGYDAPLAVLSERPQRLYNYFKQLFAQVTNPPIDAIREEIITSTATTIGPERNLLNPEPESCRHIKLETPILSNEQFAKLRHIRREGFKSITLPIFFAASEGEEGLRSALKGMCEAADRVIAKGHNILILSDRGVDKENAAIPALLAVSALHHHLIRQGTRTKVGIMLESGEPREVHHFALLLGYGVNAVNPYLAFESLDDMIKQGMLRGVSHDKAVKNFIKAATKGVVKVLSKMGISTIQSYRGAQIFEALGLREDVINEYFTWTQSRIGGIGLDVIAEETLKHHNRAFADQEGSEKELDSGGDYQWRKDGEDHLFTPQTIHTLQMASRNNDYRLYKKFSELVQGENKKHLTLRSLLDFKKDGQSVPLEEVESVEAIVARFKTGAMSFGSISKEAHESLAIAMNRLGGKSNTGEGGEDPARFTPDANGDSRRSAIKQVASGRFGVTSHYLVNADEIQIKMAQGAKPGEGGQLPGLKVYPWVAEVRGSTPGVGLISPPPHHDIYSIEDLAELIHDLKNANPRARINVKLVSEVGVGTIAAGVAKGRADVIMVSGFDGGTGASPMGSIRHAGLPWELGLAETHQTLMLNNLRDRVRIETDGKMMNGRDVAIAALLGAEEYGFSTAPLIVLGCVMMRVCQLDTCPVGVATQNPELRKKFMGDPSHVVNYLRFIAEELREIMAELGFRTIEEMVGRVDRLETKLVTDHYKAKGLDLSGILYQGDYGQDANRHCVQEQNHGLELSLDMQQLVPMAKPALENGELVRGTFPILNTHRVVGTILGSEVTRLYGAQGLPEDTIWYHFVGTAGQSFGAFVPKGITLSVEGDSNDYFGKGLSGGKIIVAPSPKATFVAEDNIIIGNTALYGATSGEAYIRGIAGERFAVRNSGVNVVVEGVGDHGCEYMTGGRVVILGSTGRNFGAGMSGGVAYVYDANGDFYNHTNLEMVLLERVEEETDISELSAMIEKHVKYTDSAVGTRILNDWEASLSKFVKVIPKDYKRMLEQIRKAQDSGLQGGDALLAAFEANKRELARTGGK, encoded by the coding sequence ATGAAAGAAAATATTTTGGGATTGCCGCCTAAGCAAGGACTTTATGACCCGCAGAACGAGAAAGACGCTTGCGGAATGGGCTTTGTAGCCAGCATCAAAGGAAAAAAGTCGCATAAGGTGATTCGCCAGGCGCTGACGCTGCTGGAGAATATGGAACACCGCGGCGGACAAGGAAGCGAGCCTAACACCGGCGACGGCGCAGGTATTCTGCTTCAAATTCCGCATGATTTCTTCTCCGCGGAGCTGGGCAAACAGGGCATCCAGCTGCCGGCGGAAGGCGAATATGCGGTGGGCATGATCTTCATGCCGCACGAGGAAGAGGCGCGCGCTGCGATTGAGCGCGAGCTGGAAGCGATCATTCAGGAAGAGAAGCAATCGCTGATCGGCTGGCGCACAGTGCCTACGAACGACGAGAAGCTGGGCCAATCGGCGCTGGCTGTTAAGCCGTATGTACGCCAGGTATTCATCGGCAGGAACGCGGACCTGAGCGACACGCTTGCATTCGAGCGCAAGCTGTATGTCATCCGCAAACGCGCCGAGCTGGCGATTCGCTACGCCGGCAAAGAAGGCGGGAACATGTTCTACTTCTCCAGCTTGTCTACGAAGAAGATCGTATACAAGGGGATGTTGACGACCGAGCAGGTCCGTTCGTTCTATCAAGAATTGAATGACGAATCGGTTGTTTCCGCTATTGCTTTAGTGCATTCCCGTTTTAGTACAAATACGTTCCCGAGCTGGGAGCGCGCGCATCCATTCCATTATTTGATCCATAACGGGGAGATCAACACGCTGCGCGGCAACGTGAACTGGATGCATGCCCGCCAGACGCTGTTCGCCTCCGAGCTGTTCGGCGATGATCTGGAGAAGATCAAGCCGATCATTAACCCTGACGGCTCCGATACGGCTATGTTCGACAACACGCTGGAATTCCTGCATCTGGCGGGACGCTCCCTGCCGCATGTCGCGATGATGATGGTTCCGGAGCCATGGTCCAACCATGAGAGCATGAGCGACGACCGCAAGGCGTTCTACGAGTACCACAGCACGCTGATGGAGCCGTGGGACGGTCCTGCCGCCATGGGCTTCACGGACGGCACGCAAATCGGCGCGGTGCTGGACCGCAACGGTCTGCGTCCGGCGCGTTATTACGTGACCAAAGACGATCATATCATTCTGGGCTCCGAGGCCGGCACGGTTGAAATTCCTGCCGAGGATATCCTGTACAAGGACCGACTGCGTCCAGGCCGCATGCTGCTTGTCGACACGGAGCAAGGCCGCATCATTTCCGACGAGGAAGTGAAGGCGCAGATTGCCTCCGAGCATCCTTACCGGGAGTGGCTCGACGAGCATCTGGTCGATCTGGAAGCTCTGCCGGACGCGCCTGAGCTGCCGGATCCAAGCCATGACACGGTGCAGCAGCGCCAGCAGGCTTTCGGCTACACGTTCGAGGACATTCGCAAGGTGCTTGAGCCAATGGCGGGCAGCGGCCAGGAGCCGATCGCTTCCATGGGCTACGACGCTCCGCTGGCTGTTTTGTCCGAGCGTCCGCAGCGACTGTACAACTACTTCAAGCAGTTGTTCGCGCAAGTGACGAACCCGCCGATCGACGCGATCCGCGAGGAGATTATCACGTCCACCGCGACAACCATCGGACCGGAGCGCAATTTGCTGAATCCGGAGCCGGAGAGCTGCCGCCATATCAAGCTGGAAACGCCGATTCTGTCCAATGAGCAATTCGCGAAGCTGCGTCATATTCGTCGCGAAGGCTTCAAGTCGATTACGCTGCCGATCTTCTTCGCGGCAAGCGAAGGCGAAGAAGGGCTTCGTTCCGCGCTGAAGGGCATGTGCGAGGCGGCTGACCGCGTGATCGCCAAGGGCCATAACATCCTGATTCTGTCCGACCGCGGTGTAGATAAGGAGAATGCAGCGATTCCGGCGCTTCTGGCCGTATCTGCGCTGCACCATCATCTGATCCGCCAGGGCACGCGCACGAAGGTTGGCATCATGCTGGAATCCGGCGAGCCGCGCGAGGTGCATCACTTTGCCTTGCTGCTGGGCTATGGCGTCAACGCCGTGAACCCGTATCTGGCGTTCGAATCGCTCGACGACATGATCAAGCAGGGCATGCTGAGAGGCGTGTCGCATGACAAAGCCGTCAAAAACTTTATCAAGGCCGCAACCAAAGGCGTCGTGAAGGTATTGTCCAAGATGGGCATCTCCACGATCCAGTCCTATCGCGGCGCTCAGATCTTCGAGGCGCTTGGCCTGCGCGAAGATGTTATCAACGAATATTTTACTTGGACGCAATCCCGTATCGGCGGCATCGGCCTCGACGTTATTGCCGAAGAGACATTGAAGCATCATAACCGTGCCTTCGCGGACCAGGAAGGCTCCGAGAAGGAGCTTGATTCCGGCGGCGACTATCAATGGCGCAAGGATGGCGAAGACCATCTGTTTACGCCGCAGACGATTCATACGCTGCAGATGGCGTCGCGCAACAACGACTACAGACTGTACAAGAAGTTCTCGGAGCTTGTCCAAGGCGAGAACAAGAAGCATCTGACGCTTCGTTCCCTGCTTGATTTCAAGAAGGATGGACAATCCGTGCCGCTTGAAGAGGTGGAATCGGTGGAAGCCATTGTCGCTCGCTTCAAGACGGGAGCGATGTCGTTCGGCTCCATCAGCAAGGAAGCGCACGAGAGCCTTGCGATTGCGATGAACCGCCTCGGCGGCAAGTCCAACACAGGCGAGGGCGGAGAGGACCCTGCGCGCTTCACGCCTGACGCCAATGGCGACTCGCGCCGCAGCGCGATCAAGCAGGTGGCTTCCGGACGCTTCGGCGTAACAAGCCATTACCTTGTGAACGCGGACGAAATTCAGATCAAGATGGCCCAAGGCGCAAAGCCTGGCGAAGGCGGCCAGCTGCCTGGCCTGAAGGTGTATCCATGGGTTGCCGAGGTGCGCGGCTCCACGCCGGGCGTAGGCCTGATCTCGCCGCCTCCGCATCATGATATTTATTCCATCGAGGATTTAGCTGAGCTGATTCACGATCTGAAGAATGCGAACCCTCGCGCTCGCATTAACGTGAAGCTTGTGTCCGAGGTGGGTGTCGGCACTATCGCGGCTGGCGTTGCCAAGGGCCGCGCTGACGTTATTATGGTGAGCGGCTTCGACGGCGGCACTGGCGCTTCTCCAATGGGCTCCATCCGCCATGCGGGTCTGCCATGGGAGCTGGGCCTTGCGGAGACGCATCAGACGCTGATGCTGAACAATCTTCGCGACCGCGTAAGAATCGAGACGGACGGCAAGATGATGAACGGCCGCGACGTTGCGATCGCAGCGCTCCTGGGAGCGGAAGAATACGGCTTCTCGACAGCGCCATTGATCGTGCTTGGCTGCGTCATGATGCGCGTCTGCCAGCTGGATACATGTCCGGTAGGCGTCGCAACTCAGAATCCGGAGCTTCGCAAGAAGTTTATGGGAGATCCTTCCCATGTCGTCAATTACTTGCGCTTCATCGCTGAAGAGCTGCGCGAGATTATGGCGGAGCTTGGCTTCCGCACGATCGAGGAGATGGTTGGCCGCGTAGACCGTCTGGAGACCAAGCTGGTGACGGATCATTACAAAGCCAAAGGTCTGGATCTGTCCGGCATTCTGTATCAGGGCGATTACGGACAAGACGCGAACCGTCATTGCGTACAGGAGCAGAACCATGGGCTTGAGCTGTCGCTCGATATGCAGCAGCTTGTGCCAATGGCTAAGCCTGCGCTTGAGAACGGCGAGCTGGTGCGCGGCACATTCCCGATTCTGAATACGCACCGCGTTGTCGGTACGATTCTTGGCTCAGAGGTCACTAGACTGTATGGCGCCCAAGGCTTGCCTGAGGATACGATCTGGTATCACTTCGTTGGCACAGCGGGTCAAAGCTTCGGCGCGTTTGTGCCGAAGGGCATCACTTTATCGGTCGAAGGCGACTCCAATGACTACTTCGGCAAAGGATTGTCCGGCGGCAAGATTATCGTGGCTCCTTCACCGAAGGCTACCTTCGTGGCGGAGGACAATATCATTATCGGCAACACGGCGCTGTATGGCGCTACGAGCGGCGAAGCGTATATTCGCGGCATCGCAGGCGAGCGCTTTGCGGTTCGTAACAGCGGTGTGAATGTTGTGGTCGAGGGCGTTGGCGATCACGGCTGTGAATATATGACTGGCGGTCGAGTTGTCATACTCGGCTCCACGGGCCGCAACTTCGGAGCAGGCATGTCCGGCGGCGTCGCTTATGTGTACGACGCGAACGGCGACTTCTACAACCACACGAACCTGGAGATGGTATTGCTGGAGCGTGTGGAGGAGGAGACTGATATTTCTGAGCTTAGCGCCATGATCGAGAAGCATGTGAAATATACGGACAGCGCTGTGGGCACACGGATTCTGAACGATTGGGAAGCTTCCCTGAGCAAATTCGTGAAGGTCATTCCGAAGGACTACAAGCGGATGCTGGAGCAGATCCGCAAAGCGCAGGATTCCGGCCTCCAAGGCGGAGATGCGCTGCTGGCGGCATTCGAGGCTAACAAACGCGAGCTTGCTCGCACTGGCGGCAAATAA
- a CDS encoding sugar phosphate nucleotidyltransferase yields the protein MKILILASGMRERERRMSALPPSCLPILDGPDGGPESTLARLWRQLSTADLQDKTHIVAAGEHAAEIKRQLGVNMPIIIEPEHKGSYGATMAAAAYLYTVGGVTPNETIIVLSGDVYVEGDFFHCIRSLPKLLRESGSSVMLVGAEAEQPREGYGYIVPEIHTDAAEENAYDWRVNHYCKEPSEEEARQLMARGALRSCGVYAFRLELLLHRMSEAALPVYYDELCKHDVGLSVQDLEDALLMDAAIAQSCIRFDGICACLEHTKTETRTMAMSTNQTD from the coding sequence ATGAAGATATTGATCCTGGCAAGCGGTATGAGAGAACGGGAACGGAGAATGTCTGCTCTCCCTCCATCCTGTTTGCCCATATTGGACGGACCCGACGGAGGGCCGGAATCGACGCTCGCCCGGCTATGGAGACAACTGTCGACCGCAGATTTACAGGATAAGACGCATATCGTCGCGGCTGGCGAGCATGCAGCGGAGATAAAGCGGCAGCTAGGCGTGAATATGCCTATTATAATAGAGCCCGAGCATAAGGGCAGCTACGGCGCGACAATGGCCGCCGCTGCGTATTTGTATACGGTCGGAGGCGTGACGCCAAACGAAACGATTATTGTGCTTTCGGGGGATGTATATGTAGAAGGCGACTTCTTTCATTGCATCCGAAGCTTGCCGAAGCTGCTAAGGGAGAGCGGCTCATCAGTCATGCTGGTTGGCGCGGAGGCGGAGCAGCCTAGAGAGGGCTATGGCTATATCGTCCCTGAGATACATACAGACGCAGCCGAGGAAAATGCTTATGACTGGAGGGTCAACCATTATTGCAAGGAGCCAAGCGAAGAGGAAGCGCGGCAATTAATGGCCAGAGGCGCGCTGAGGAGCTGCGGAGTGTACGCATTCCGGCTGGAGCTGCTCCTTCATCGCATGTCGGAAGCCGCGCTGCCTGTTTACTATGACGAGCTCTGCAAGCATGATGTTGGGCTGTCCGTACAAGACTTGGAGGACGCGCTGCTGATGGACGCAGCGATTGCACAATCCTGCATCAGGTTTGATGGCATATGTGCCTGCCTGGAGCACACGAAGACGGAGACCCGTACTATGGCGATGTCGACGAACCAAACCGATTAA
- a CDS encoding ABC transporter ATP-binding protein has protein sequence MEQNIVRMLNVTKRIGGRTLIDGLSLDVPMGEVFGFLGPNGAGKTTTIRMMVGLMSITSGDILIDGNSIAGDFEKAIRHVGAIVENPEMYKYLTGYQNLIHYARMIPGITPHRVKEVVALVGLEARIHDKVKTYSLGMRQRLGVAQAILHKPKLLILDEPTNGLDPAGIRELRDYLRRLAKDEGVAVFVSSHLLSEMELMCDRVAIIQNGRLIDVRTVHQSKALAEASANILLEVDNKSEAAALIASLGQQALENAEGYIVVQGNKERAAELNAALVHAGIKVYGVRAETKSLEDQFLEMTGGERIG, from the coding sequence ATGGAGCAAAATATCGTCCGAATGTTGAATGTAACGAAGCGAATCGGCGGCCGAACGTTGATTGACGGCTTGAGCCTTGATGTGCCTATGGGCGAGGTGTTCGGCTTTCTCGGACCCAATGGGGCGGGCAAAACAACTACGATTCGTATGATGGTCGGGTTAATGTCCATAACGTCGGGGGATATCCTCATTGACGGGAACAGTATTGCCGGAGATTTCGAGAAAGCGATTCGCCATGTGGGAGCGATAGTGGAGAATCCGGAGATGTACAAATACCTGACCGGCTATCAGAATCTCATACATTACGCTCGGATGATTCCGGGCATTACACCGCATAGAGTGAAGGAAGTTGTTGCGCTGGTAGGGCTGGAGGCGAGAATACACGATAAGGTCAAGACGTATTCTCTTGGCATGAGGCAGCGGCTTGGCGTGGCTCAAGCTATTCTGCATAAGCCTAAGCTGCTTATACTTGATGAGCCGACGAACGGGCTGGATCCAGCAGGCATACGCGAGCTCCGGGATTATTTGCGCAGATTGGCCAAGGACGAGGGCGTGGCCGTATTCGTGTCGAGCCATTTGCTGTCGGAGATGGAGCTGATGTGCGATCGCGTCGCGATTATTCAGAACGGCAGGCTGATTGATGTTAGAACGGTTCACCAGTCCAAAGCCTTAGCGGAGGCCAGCGCCAATATCCTGCTTGAGGTGGATAATAAGTCTGAGGCGGCCGCCCTTATTGCCTCGCTTGGGCAACAGGCGCTGGAGAATGCGGAGGGCTATATTGTCGTGCAGGGGAATAAGGAGCGGGCTGCGGAGCTTAACGCCGCGCTCGTCCATGCGGGTATCAAGGTATACGGCGTCCGCGCGGAGACGAAATCGCTCGAGGATCAATTCCTGGAGATGACGGGAGGCGAGCGGATTGGTTGA